The Oscillospiraceae bacterium genome includes a region encoding these proteins:
- a CDS encoding alanine:cation symporter family protein, whose amino-acid sequence MEFLNWLTDFNSKINSFVWGKGLYLLLLTGVVMTLVTGVFQITHIGHWFSETLGKLFSKDVSGKVKGKSISQFQALCTALAATIGVGNIAGVATAIVAGGPGAVFWMWIAAFFGMMTNYSENVLGIFYRRKNKDGEWSGGAMYFLEDGLGKKKGCKWLGKILAILFSIFAILASFGIGAMGQINKIVVNMVSAFDIPALSSHVLYEGVSVYHLVIGIVLLVIAALIIIGGLKRIAAFAEKVVPFMVVLFVVGSVAVIIANYQLIGAAFSAIFKYAFSVPAALGGVSGIVVKDIVTQGCKRGVFSNEAGLGSSVMVHSNSNVKEPVRQGLWGIFEVFADTMVVCTMTALVVLTSGMINLDTGALQEGITDATLVAKAFNGLFGIWGERFIAIAILLFAFTTVLGWDHYGSKAWEYLFGVKSKMVYKILHLATIFAGALLTSSLAWDISDTFNGLMMVPNLIGVLALSGLVYKITRNYVDRKLKGKDVKPMLSAFSEIQEEMEKDL is encoded by the coding sequence ATGGAATTTTTAAACTGGTTAACAGACTTTAACAGCAAAATCAATTCCTTCGTTTGGGGCAAAGGTTTGTATCTTCTGCTCTTAACAGGTGTTGTCATGACCTTAGTAACAGGGGTATTTCAGATTACCCATATTGGTCATTGGTTCTCCGAAACCTTGGGAAAACTCTTTTCCAAAGACGTTTCCGGGAAAGTAAAAGGAAAATCCATTTCTCAGTTTCAGGCACTTTGTACCGCGTTGGCTGCCACCATTGGTGTCGGTAATATTGCGGGGGTTGCCACTGCAATTGTTGCAGGGGGTCCCGGTGCGGTATTCTGGATGTGGATTGCTGCATTCTTCGGTATGATGACCAACTACTCCGAAAACGTGCTTGGTATTTTCTACCGCAGAAAAAACAAAGACGGCGAATGGTCCGGCGGTGCAATGTACTTCTTAGAAGATGGCCTGGGTAAGAAAAAAGGCTGCAAATGGCTTGGTAAAATCTTAGCAATTTTATTCAGTATCTTTGCAATTTTAGCATCCTTCGGTATCGGCGCAATGGGTCAGATTAACAAAATTGTTGTGAATATGGTCTCCGCGTTTGACATCCCTGCCTTGTCTTCTCACGTGCTGTATGAAGGTGTATCTGTTTACCATTTGGTAATTGGCATTGTGTTATTGGTAATTGCTGCTTTGATTATTATTGGCGGTTTAAAAAGAATTGCCGCTTTTGCAGAAAAAGTGGTACCTTTTATGGTAGTGCTCTTTGTGGTTGGCAGTGTTGCTGTAATTATTGCAAACTATCAGTTGATTGGCGCAGCATTTTCTGCCATCTTTAAATATGCGTTTAGTGTTCCTGCAGCACTTGGTGGTGTTAGCGGTATTGTGGTGAAAGACATTGTAACCCAGGGTTGCAAACGTGGGGTATTCTCCAACGAAGCAGGTCTTGGTTCTTCCGTAATGGTACATAGTAATTCCAACGTAAAAGAGCCTGTACGTCAGGGTCTCTGGGGTATTTTTGAAGTGTTTGCAGATACCATGGTTGTTTGTACAATGACCGCTCTGGTGGTATTAACCTCCGGTATGATTAACTTAGACACCGGTGCTTTGCAGGAAGGTATCACCGATGCCACTTTAGTTGCAAAAGCATTCAACGGTCTTTTTGGTATCTGGGGTGAACGTTTCATCGCCATTGCGATTTTGCTGTTTGCATTCACTACCGTTTTAGGCTGGGATCACTACGGCTCCAAAGCGTGGGAATACTTATTCGGCGTAAAATCCAAAATGGTATATAAAATCCTGCATCTGGCAACCATTTTTGCAGGTGCACTGCTCACTTCTTCCTTAGCTTGGGATATTTCCGACACCTTCAACGGTTTGATGATGGTGCCCAACTTGATTGGGGTATTGGCACTGTCCGGTCTGGTTTATAAAATCACCAGAAACTATGTGGACAGAAAGCTAAAAGGAAAAGATGTAAAACCCATGCTTTCCGCATTCTCCGAAATTCAGGAAGAAATGGAAAAAGACCTGTAA
- the trkA gene encoding Trk system potassium transporter TrkA: protein MNIIIVGLGRVGQKLAERLSSEKEHSITVVDLKQSVLSDTVNSYDVMGITGSGASIEVLEEAGIKKADILIAVTNSDELNLLTCFIARKLSHVSTIARVRNPEYKEEIQLFQEDLGLAMIINPELIAAREMARLLRFPSAVQIDTFAKGRVEILKFKISEKSPLCNLKLMEIPQRQLGGNILICGVERGEEAFIPGGDFMLKAGDYVSIVGTVHDATQFFKKIGLKTGKVKNTMIVGGGETAVYLAHLLIKAGIDVKILEQDFKRCDELCTIVPKATIIHGDGTENRLLLEEGVDSTESFVALTNLDEANVMLSLYVKTRTEGKIITKINRTAYDEVISNLGLDTVIYPKDITAEYILRFVRAKNNSIGSNIETMHEILDGKAEALEFNILENAPIANKTLETLSIKPGVLIACINRQGNIITPRGKDMLLPGDTVIVVTAHKGFNDISDILR, encoded by the coding sequence ATGAATATTATTATCGTGGGCTTAGGAAGAGTCGGTCAGAAGTTGGCAGAACGTTTAAGCTCGGAAAAAGAACATTCTATCACGGTGGTTGATTTAAAACAGTCTGTGCTCTCAGACACCGTAAATTCCTATGATGTGATGGGGATTACGGGAAGTGGGGCAAGCATAGAGGTTTTAGAGGAAGCAGGTATCAAAAAAGCAGATATTTTGATTGCCGTAACCAATTCGGATGAACTAAATCTTTTAACCTGCTTTATTGCCAGAAAATTAAGTCACGTAAGTACCATTGCCAGAGTGAGAAATCCGGAATATAAAGAAGAAATTCAGCTCTTCCAGGAAGATTTGGGCCTTGCTATGATTATCAATCCTGAGCTGATTGCCGCCCGGGAAATGGCAAGATTGCTTCGATTCCCCTCTGCGGTGCAGATTGATACCTTTGCCAAGGGCAGAGTGGAAATTTTAAAATTTAAAATTTCTGAAAAATCGCCTCTTTGTAATTTAAAACTGATGGAAATTCCCCAAAGACAGTTGGGCGGCAATATCTTGATTTGCGGCGTTGAACGTGGGGAAGAAGCCTTTATTCCCGGTGGTGACTTTATGTTAAAAGCAGGGGATTATGTCAGCATTGTTGGCACTGTGCACGATGCCACTCAGTTTTTCAAAAAAATCGGATTAAAAACCGGTAAAGTGAAAAACACCATGATTGTGGGCGGCGGCGAAACTGCGGTTTATCTTGCCCATCTGCTCATAAAAGCCGGGATAGACGTTAAAATTCTTGAGCAGGATTTTAAACGTTGCGATGAATTATGCACCATTGTGCCAAAAGCAACCATCATTCACGGAGACGGCACCGAAAACCGTCTGCTTTTGGAAGAAGGGGTTGATTCCACAGAATCCTTTGTGGCGTTAACCAATCTGGATGAAGCCAACGTGATGCTGTCTTTATATGTAAAAACCCGTACTGAGGGTAAAATCATCACCAAAATCAACCGTACTGCTTACGATGAAGTTATCAGCAATTTAGGTCTTGATACCGTGATTTATCCCAAAGATATTACGGCGGAATATATTTTACGATTTGTCCGTGCGAAAAACAACTCCATCGGCAGCAATATTGAAACCATGCACGAGATTTTAGATGGCAAAGCAGAAGCATTGGAATTTAACATCTTAGAAAATGCTCCCATTGCCAACAAAACTTTAGAAACCCTTTCCATCAAACCCGGTGTGTTAATTGCCTGTATCAACCGTCAGGGCAACATTATCACTCCCCGCGGAAAAGATATGCTGCTCCCGGGAGACACCGTGATTGTGGTAACCGCTCATAAGGGCTTTAACGATATCAGCGATATTTTAAGATAG
- a CDS encoding TrkH family potassium uptake protein, producing MNYKIILNTLGWVVNFEGICMILPFLCSLGFGEQNPFLFLFCMGICLLVGIPLTLIRSKEKNMFAKEGFVTVALSWILLSIFGSIPFYLSGEIPLFTDALFETASGFTTTGASILPDVEALPKSLLFWRSFTHWIGGMGVIVFLVALLPLSGGDNMHLLRAESPGHSVGKLVPHVKNTAKILYSIYLGLTLTQFALLMCDPGMDWFTAITLTFGTAGTGGFSVLNSGCASYSPYIQWILTAFMLIFGVDFAFYYCILMRRYKTAFSMEEVRTYLFIVIAAIALVCLNIFHMVGNTADTVRYSAFQVASIITTTGYSTVDFNLWPQLSQMILVALMFVGACAGSTGGGIKVSRVLVLFKSVLKEIRVLTHPKCTTKVKLNGRPLEHETLRGITVFFIAYILIFALALFVICLDNFDFTTNFTAVVATFSNIGPGLAGVGPTSNFSCYSPFSTLVLTLVMLTGRLEIFPMLVLFSTKTWKR from the coding sequence ATGAATTATAAAATCATTCTGAACACCTTGGGTTGGGTGGTCAACTTTGAAGGAATCTGTATGATTCTGCCTTTTCTTTGCAGTTTAGGCTTTGGGGAGCAGAATCCCTTCCTCTTTCTCTTTTGTATGGGAATTTGTCTGTTGGTTGGGATTCCCCTCACGTTAATTCGTTCCAAAGAAAAGAATATGTTTGCCAAGGAAGGCTTCGTTACTGTGGCACTGTCTTGGATTCTTTTAAGTATTTTCGGGTCGATCCCCTTTTATTTATCGGGAGAAATCCCCTTGTTTACCGATGCACTTTTTGAAACCGCCTCCGGCTTTACCACCACCGGTGCATCCATTCTGCCTGATGTGGAAGCATTACCAAAATCCCTGTTGTTCTGGCGTAGCTTCACCCATTGGATTGGCGGAATGGGGGTTATCGTATTTTTGGTGGCGCTTCTGCCCTTATCCGGCGGAGACAACATGCATCTGCTTCGTGCGGAAAGCCCCGGACATTCGGTTGGAAAATTAGTGCCTCACGTGAAGAATACCGCCAAAATTCTATACAGCATCTACTTAGGACTCACCCTGACACAGTTTGCTTTGCTGATGTGTGACCCCGGGATGGACTGGTTTACTGCCATCACCCTAACCTTCGGCACTGCAGGTACCGGCGGATTTTCCGTTTTAAATTCGGGATGTGCATCTTATTCCCCCTATATTCAGTGGATATTGACGGCATTTATGTTGATTTTCGGGGTGGATTTCGCCTTTTATTATTGCATCTTGATGCGTCGGTATAAAACGGCATTCTCCATGGAAGAAGTACGCACTTACTTATTCATTGTGATAGCGGCAATTGCACTGGTTTGTCTGAATATTTTCCACATGGTGGGCAACACTGCAGATACCGTCCGTTACAGTGCCTTTCAGGTGGCATCTATCATTACCACCACGGGGTATTCTACTGTGGACTTTAATCTCTGGCCCCAGTTATCCCAGATGATTTTAGTTGCACTGATGTTTGTGGGTGCCTGTGCAGGCAGTACCGGTGGCGGTATCAAAGTATCTCGTGTGCTGGTGCTCTTTAAAAGTGTGTTAAAAGAAATCAGGGTACTCACTCATCCCAAATGTACCACGAAAGTGAAATTAAACGGACGTCCCTTGGAGCATGAAACCCTTCGTGGAATCACCGTGTTCTTTATTGCATACATTTTAATTTTTGCTTTGGCGCTGTTTGTGATTTGTCTGGATAATTTTGATTTTACCACCAATTTTACTGCTGTTGTAGCAACGTTTAGCAATATCGGTCCCGGTCTGGCAGGAGTTGGACCTACTTCCAACTTCTCCTGTTATTCTCCCTTTTCCACCTTGGTGCTCACCTTGGTGATGCTCACGGGCAGACTGGAAATTTTCCCGATGTTGGTGTTATTTTCCACTAAAACCTGGAAACGATAA
- the rodA gene encoding rod shape-determining protein RodA yields MEKFRQILKSLDMPLLSAVCILCIIGIFLVSSATASLVGGDTQVMIQAGSFIVGLICCLFLAFMDYEFLASKYLYIIGIDVFLLLLVLFIGTGAEEVGGNSWIRFGPIGIQPAEIVKIGFILSFGFQLDKYKERINDPKVVLCAFAHIAVLVALVMMQPDFGTTMVFVAIFLALIFVAKISWKYLVGLAGAVAVTIPVLWLFVFKDYQKNRILTFLNPELDTQMSGYQVMQSKTAVGAGQLFGQGPYKGILTQNNFLPAKHTDFIYAVACEEFGFLGGIIILALICFIVFRCFYIGYNAKDHLGAFISIGVGTMFLVQSFENIGMTIGLTPVTGITLPFLSYGGSSMVTNLIAIGLVLNVKMKNKNLSFI; encoded by the coding sequence ATGGAAAAATTTCGGCAAATTTTAAAAAGTTTGGATATGCCTTTGCTGAGTGCCGTGTGTATTTTATGTATCATCGGTATCTTTTTGGTGTCTTCTGCCACCGCATCTCTGGTTGGCGGTGACACGCAGGTAATGATTCAGGCAGGCTCCTTCATAGTAGGATTGATTTGTTGCCTGTTTTTAGCCTTTATGGATTATGAATTTTTGGCTTCCAAATACCTTTATATCATCGGAATTGATGTGTTCTTGCTGTTGCTGGTGCTTTTCATCGGTACCGGTGCTGAAGAAGTGGGCGGAAACAGCTGGATTCGCTTTGGTCCCATTGGGATTCAACCGGCAGAAATTGTAAAAATTGGCTTTATTTTATCCTTCGGCTTCCAGCTTGATAAATATAAAGAACGTATCAATGACCCCAAAGTGGTTCTGTGTGCATTTGCACATATTGCAGTACTGGTAGCATTGGTAATGATGCAACCTGACTTTGGGACAACTATGGTCTTTGTTGCCATCTTCCTTGCGTTGATTTTTGTGGCGAAAATCAGCTGGAAATACCTGGTAGGACTGGCAGGCGCCGTTGCTGTCACCATCCCCGTGCTATGGTTGTTTGTTTTTAAAGACTATCAGAAAAACCGTATTTTAACCTTCTTAAATCCGGAGCTGGACACTCAGATGTCCGGTTATCAGGTAATGCAGTCCAAAACTGCCGTAGGCGCCGGACAACTCTTCGGTCAAGGTCCTTACAAAGGTATTTTAACCCAGAATAACTTCCTTCCTGCCAAACACACCGACTTTATCTATGCAGTTGCCTGTGAAGAATTCGGTTTTTTGGGCGGAATCATCATTTTGGCACTGATTTGCTTTATTGTGTTCCGTTGTTTCTATATCGGCTACAACGCCAAAGACCACTTGGGTGCTTTCATTTCCATCGGCGTTGGTACTATGTTCTTAGTCCAATCCTTTGAAAACATCGGTATGACCATCGGTTTAACTCCCGTCACCGGCATTACCTTGCCCTTCTTAAGCTACGGCGGCTCCTCCATGGTTACCAACTTAATTGCCATCGGACTGGTACTAAACGTCAAAATGAAAAATAAAAACCTATCTTTTATATAG
- the guaA gene encoding glutamine-hydrolyzing GMP synthase: protein MDTNKRPDTMERITTKELADKFIAEQVALVQQQVGDKKVLLALSGGVDSSVVAALLIKAIGKQLVCVHVNHGLMRKGESEDVIEVFRNQMDANLIYVDATDRFLDLLAGVSDPEKKRKIIGGEFIKVFDEEAAKLEGIEFLAQGTIYPDILESIKAAESGKPVKSHHNVGGLPDDMAMELVEPVKLLFKDEVRVVGEALGLPHAMVYRQPFPGPGLGVRCLGAITRDRLHALREADAILREEFDKCGLAETVWQYFISVPDMKSVGVRNEMRYEGWPAIIRAVNTVDAMTATIEEIPYEVLHKITARITSEVEGINRVLFDLTPKPTGTIEWE from the coding sequence ATGGATACCAACAAAAGACCCGATACCATGGAACGTATCACCACAAAAGAACTGGCAGACAAATTTATCGCAGAGCAGGTTGCCCTTGTTCAGCAGCAGGTAGGCGATAAAAAGGTTCTGTTGGCTTTATCCGGCGGTGTAGACAGTTCTGTTGTGGCAGCGCTGTTAATCAAAGCCATCGGCAAACAGTTAGTTTGTGTGCACGTAAATCACGGTTTGATGAGAAAAGGCGAATCGGAAGATGTTATCGAAGTGTTCCGCAATCAGATGGATGCCAACTTGATTTATGTGGATGCTACCGACCGTTTCTTAGATTTACTGGCAGGAGTTTCTGACCCTGAGAAAAAACGTAAAATCATCGGTGGCGAATTTATCAAGGTGTTTGATGAAGAAGCAGCCAAACTGGAAGGTATTGAGTTTTTGGCACAGGGTACCATTTATCCCGATATTTTAGAAAGCATCAAAGCGGCAGAAAGCGGCAAACCCGTAAAAAGCCATCACAATGTTGGGGGCTTACCCGACGATATGGCAATGGAACTGGTTGAACCCGTGAAACTGCTCTTTAAAGACGAAGTTCGTGTGGTTGGGGAAGCGTTAGGTCTGCCCCACGCTATGGTATACCGTCAGCCCTTCCCGGGTCCCGGACTGGGCGTTCGTTGCTTAGGTGCTATCACTCGTGACAGACTGCACGCATTAAGAGAAGCAGACGCCATCTTAAGAGAAGAATTCGATAAATGCGGACTGGCAGAAACCGTTTGGCAGTACTTTATTTCTGTGCCCGATATGAAGAGCGTTGGCGTGCGTAACGAAATGCGTTATGAAGGCTGGCCTGCAATCATCCGTGCGGTAAACACCGTAGATGCTATGACAGCCACCATCGAAGAAATCCCCTACGAAGTGCTTCATAAAATCACTGCGCGTATCACCTCCGAAGTGGAAGGTATTAACCGCGTTCTTTTCGACTTAACTCCCAAGCCGACCGGCACCATCGAGTGGGAATAA